A segment of the Crassostrea angulata isolate pt1a10 chromosome 10, ASM2561291v2, whole genome shotgun sequence genome:
GGTTGTGTGACCGCATGCTTCGCAGACGACTTCCCGAAAATCACATTCCTTTAGATGATGTTTGATGTCGCAGCGTCGAATCGTTTTGCGACATCCTTTCCCATAATTAGGGCACTTGATGGGTGTGTGAGGACACATTTCGCTCACATGGTCCGGTAGTTCTCCCAACAGCACCGATTTCCCACACTTGTTGCTGCAATTTATCCTCAGTTGCAATAGCTGGAGCTTGAACTCGTTTGAAGGTTGCGCGAGTTTTCCGGTAAATTTGGTCTTGCAAATTGGGCAGTGTTTCAGCTTTTCATATTGTAGACGCTTCATCATACAATTGTTACAGAACATGTGTTTGCAAGAACAAGACACCGGGTTCAAGAACACTTTTTGACATAGTTTACAAATGAAGGAATCGTCCACTTCCCCTTCAAATAATTTCGTTTCGAGACCCATAGCAATGCAACAGGAAACCTACAATATACATCAGAATTATTTGTATTCATAacttcatgataatttttttcatagctaaacgatttgaaatttaatgtttttaaagttttctgTACAGAAGTAGATGTTATTGATTGTTGGAGAAACGTGAAAGATGTACCAATAATAACTTAAGGTTTATGAATTATATGCAGACAATGATCAACATTTGTCTTAATCCTCAACTGATCCCTCGCTATGTCAACGTAGTACAAGACAATCATAAGAAAGCTCAGTGAGGATACTAGTAAATCAAATGTCAATGAGAAAACACTTAAAAAACATTTGAGGAAGTAATTGATCTTTCAAGTACGAAGAACACAAAGCAACTCAATGTtcaacattgcttttaaaaaaagcttatGATGGTGGTTAATGCCCTTTTTACGATTTAAGTGTTTTGGAGGAAGTGATGCATAATGTGCACCTTTTACCGTAGTGTAATTCTCAGCTGTTCTTTGCAGGTGTCCGTTATTGGGTAACCAGGCAATAGACAAGTGCCCGCTAAACCTAACATCAAATCGATAGAAACGAATAAATATCCCACATCATCGACGAAAACCAGCCTCTATATCGTAATTCCTCTGTTATTTTCGAAACTCAAATTTTCGGAATTAGTTTTCGTGCCAACATTCTTTGCATTCAATTTTCAAAGGGAAAGGTCATACAATTGGGAAACTCTTATCAATTGAATTTATCTCGCACCGCACGTAATGAATTAGAGAGATCTTGCAGCgagaaaattatataataatgttCTTACCACAATAAGGAACAAAAGTCACAATCATTTCATACAGACATCCAAAACAACTTGGAAATTGTTCTGCGAACTCCTACGGAGACCCTTCATTGCAGGGCCAAGGGTGATTCCGATAATCCGGCGCAGTTTTAAATGCAATCTACGACCGTTGTTGACAGGCTGCCTTTCACCTTACTCGTAATCTACTAATGAGCGCGGTTGTAAGACCTCCAAAGCTTTGATACTCAGCAACCCTTGGGGTGGTTTTTATTGTTACAAAGCAATCGTTTAAATTGGTTAATACAGGTGAATATGCTTGGCTATTTTCCCCTTCTGTGCATGTAGTTTTTCGATTTCTGTAAACTCCTTTTATGCCTTTGATACCCATTTAACATATTAAAGTATTAATTGAGTACTTATTGCTCTGTTTATGGAATTAGATTACCTTTCAAATCTTTACACTTTTTAAGTGCGCAATAGtattgaaatttaataaaaaaaaatgtaaaaattaaattaaagctAAAGTAAAATAGAGGTTGGATGTTGGTATTTAAATAAAGTATGCCCTATTCGGTTTTAAAAAGACATACACGAACACGACTTTGCCTCTTGAAAAATCAGAATGGCTGTCTTTGCAGTCAGTTAATaacaattattaatattttaggtACACAACAGAAATAATGATACATTTATGCTGCAGATCATTTGGAGGAAAGTGAAGGTGTTGCTAACAACGGTAAAACTGTTGAAACCAAGTGAACGGTCATTTTTTCCTTTCGTTACAAATTTGAAActaaactatttttttcaatttttagacAGCAGGTTCTATTCCGTTTGACAGAAGTATTCTGTTTGACATGTTTTAGGCCCCCTAAAGCGAGATTTTTCAGTATCGTTCGTTGCTCTTTTTCATCGATCGTCTGCTTGCACTAAATCTAAATTAACCGTCAATAATATAGTGTTTAGATTGGTTTGTTGAAATAGATACTAGGGGAAAATTCGAACATATTTAAGATCGATTCTTTGGTGCTATATATTAAGGTGTTAATTACATATATTTCGTGGTACATTTCAAGTAAGGCGATGTCAAACACTGCAATTATTTGTTAATTCTAGGCACATTCGATATATGACgtgtataaaaagaaaaaaaatttatggaaatcaaaacactaaaaaaaaaaaattgtattataatttctttcaaaaaagaaagaaaaagggAATAAAACTTACCTAAGTTAAAGATATGTCAGTATAGGAAGGTCTATAAAAATTCCATTCCATTGGGTAGCAGAAACCGTGGAAGACAGGGTGTTGTAGGGTATTGGCGGTGATTAAAGAGCTTTAAATATCCGGTCTATCGATAGATACACAAAGATCTCAATGTGACTTAGAGTCGCTTCCTTTATGACAGGCTTTTTCATATACACTTTCGGTGATCAGGCGAGATTTTTGTTGGTATATGGCCTTTATTCGgggatttaaataaaataagcaaATGGTGATTACGGCTATAGGGAATGCCTAGTGACACGAGTGTATATTGTGGAGATAATTCTGTTTTGATGTTTGCTCAAGGAATTAATACGAAATCAATAAATTAATCGCGGCAGTCCATCAGTTTCCCCTGTCATTGTTTAGAATTCAACCTCTGATTATCACCCTGAAAACCTATTCATACAAGTGGAATTGCCACACTCTGACTGCATTATAGGATTAGTTGATAGTGTAAAAACTTTGTTTGATAACGGTAATATTCCATTCAGAAGTTTCTACACAGAGAATAATCCCACTTACTTGcattgttttaaagattttcaagtGTTTAGGTAATAAGACAGATACAAAAAGAACAGAAAGAGAATCGGACAGTAAATGTATTGTCGACATTGAATGTTTTGGGGAAGGAAAAAATAAACTCATCTTAGACATAAACATCTTATCTTGCCAAGGGTTTTCTGTCTACTCCGCAAACCGAATATGACCAAGGTCACTGAGACAAAGCATGCTTTGATGAGACCACCGtgattataatacatgtatataaaatcattgttacatgtaattgtcaCTTATATCAAGATACTAAATATAGTAGTGCAGTTTGAAACATTAATTACCATATAATATCATTAGATACAAAATTGTCCGATACAacttacattatataaatagtgcctgtttgggagggtaacagttgaaattgacaccccgagaaaaccattgtcaaccgacgcaaagcggaggttgacaatggttttcgagaggtgtcaatttcaactgttatcctcccaaacaggcactatttattttgttatactgaatgtcttttttaaaaaatttaagaaaattttactgcttttatataggaataacgtgaattctacagcgaaccgtacgcgcataattttcgcgcatgtaacattttttaatgttacccgttgccaagtgcgttgctaacgctgagggtaatagtaaatattattaactgcgtcttaaccaatcagatttcagtatttaacatgaaagtataacaagatacaatatcacattacattaaacaaaattgtatcatatcatgatacattataattCCATTtaatattgtgtcatatgatgatTATACAATATCTGccaatatatgatacaatatgatatggtatcatattacatgatacaatataatacatatttacaatatcacataatacaatatattaaaacaCATGATACAATCTTGTAtcatatagtatgatattgtatcttgtaatgtataattataatatttaaatatatgatgATAATTCATATCTTATAATAAGATATCATCTCATATGATGTTTAatctattaaaattatattgtattatttgatctgatattgtatcatatcatattatattgatcatataatattttacaataaatcatatgacacaatatcatattatatgataaaatataatatcatgGAATTTAATACTACAGTATTATGattcataataatatatataatttacataaaCCAAGCAAGTTTGAGTGAAATAGGACAAGTTTTTATGAGGATCCCTGAAGATGGAGATCGGACTCTGTATTTTGGACTAGCTTTATGTTTCATATCCAAAGTTGAATGTACCACGAAAGTAagggcaattttttttttcaaatcaaaccTGTATTTAGTAACTCAAAACACTTAGTAGTCTCCTGTTCCAGCACCAACAAAAATGAGATCATGCTCTGTTTCTGAAGCTATTTCTATTTACACGACCATAGATATATTAACTGTTTAAGTATGATTAGGTATGAACAAAATTTGCTTCATTTGAattgttataaagttttaaacctgCCTAAACATCTAGATAATCAAGATCACTTTCGGTATCTGAAGCAACCTTTTGAATTCATTTACATAGTTAAATATACTATgaaagtttgaaaaagtactactatttacataaaaaatgacCAGCTCTAGAAATCTTAACCTCGtctagcatccgaaacctttGGCTCATATTCGGATCCAAGCCTGTTAATTGCATTAATATCACAACATGCATTACCTATTTAAATTTGGTAAAGATTGAACGAATAATAATTTAGATATagtcatcaaagggcacctgcattaaaaactttaaccagctccaaaccccttaacctcctccagtaTATGAAACCTACGGCTCAGCCTGTCAAGTGCTTAAGTATCGTAaaacacaccatccatgcaagtatGGTGACAATAGGACCACTAGGAACTTAGATATGGCCATCAAAAGGCACCTGTCCCAAAAACTTTCACCAGCTTGAAACACCTTCACCTCCTCAAGCATCTATAgttcatggcccagattcagaATCCAAGTCTTTCAGGTCCATAAGTAGATATTgatgcatcatccatacaagttggGTGGAGATAGGACAAGTAAAAATTACATATGTAGATACAGGACCtactccaaaaactttaaccaggtccgaaCGCCGACGCCGAGAGTATATCATAAGCTCCctctgacttcgtctcggtgagctaaaaatggaaTATTCAGAAAATTACTTCCAGAGACCTTTATAAATCGCATTCTAAACAAGAACACacgaaaaacaaaaataaaaaaaaatcctgatcTCAAAACAAGCTCTTGGTTAGCGATCTGGTATaatatagaaatattgaaatttaagaAATGCCAAAGTTTTCCTTATTATGTACTCTGTTGCCTTAAAATAGACAAAGATTGTATAATTTTGGAACCACCATATCAGTCTTTGTTGGACTGAACATTAGGTAGTACCTTTCTAGACCTCACACTTCGTTACAACGGACGTACTCCAAATATTCTTTTATAAGATTAAATAAAAGAGACTATCCCGTTTTCCACATTTCATCATatgttatcattttatttatttttcatcatttccCATTATTTAAAAGTATCAATGTCAAAGGAGTATCCTGTggacatatattttaaaaattagataggaatttgtttcaatttgaggaaaaaaaaaatctgaactgtAATTCTTTGAACAAAACACTGGATGTTTTCCAGAGCGCGGCTCatgtttttatgaatttatcCATTCAATATAGAAAATAGCTAGACACACAAAACAGCGATGTAGATAGTCTAATATGTTGTGACGTAGTCAGAAAAATACATGCTAGACTTTCAAATCGAATGGGAGATAAATCTAGCTTAGCTAAGTAAAATGATAGTTGttcgttttatatatatatatatatatatatatatatatatatatatatatatatgcatcttTGTCGGATCTAAATTATAtatactaagccagtaaacttAGTaaataaagcactaaaaatgatatggctaacgacacgagcaactgatattgtcaaattttcggcaCAATTAATCCCTTATTCAGGACAAATGAATTAAGTACATGGGTAAAAACAAAGGAAACAAATTATAGCACTACAACTAACACTTCTTGTAGTCATATTTTCCAATAACATCCAAAAAATATTTCCACAAAAACCAGTATTCATTAAATAATCAGACAAAATGTCTGATTTTGTTTGACAAAATTTTACGTCTAAAACTTGAATACCTCTTTTACATTGCCAAATAGCAAAGCTTGATTAAATGTCTTATATTGCAAATaagtgtttttcttttatacatcTACACCCATGACTTGCATTTAATATCATATTAGGAAAAAAAACCTCTTGGTAACATGTATGAGAAAAGAAATAGTTATGTTAATACAGGGAAGTAACGCTGATTATATTGTTTTTACCAATAACTACGTGTTAAACAATAACTAcgtgttaaaaatattttacgatATTAAATCTCTTGTTTTCATCAGAAATACTTaatgaatttgtttaatttttcatccgtgggtatattgaaaaaaaaatcaattaattaatgtaaattaaGGCATTACACATAAATATAAAACCCTTTAGCTCTTTTCCAACCCTGGTTTACCGATTTCGTTGACAAGAATGATTAAAGATCAATATATTTATAGTTGTTCCACATTAAAGATGacattatgaaaattaatattattttactaTGGCACTTTTATTACTCATTTATTTAGCCATTTTAATTTCCTTCAGGACgtttgcataaaaaaataatttacaccaCAGAGCCTAATAACCATGAATTACTCATGAACGAAGTATCATTTCCCTCGACCCCTCCGAAACTACAACAATTTAGATAATCATCTATTTGggacaaaataatttctaatgTGCAGATTTTTTGGCAGATGGTCATTCACTACAATACGTTTTTATGCTTGTCATTTTGATGGCTATATCAAGGGTTTGATGTGAAGATTATTTAATTCGCAAAcgattttctctttttaaaaaaatttgaaaaacaacagGATGGATAAAATGatactgatattttttcttAGTGTATCAAACACTGCGTATTGTTGGGAAGGATATGTACAGAATATATCGAAGCTTGTTCCAAAATACTTGGACTATTGTGGAAGCGAATCCCTCTGTTCAACGATAAAGGAGAAAAGCCattcaaaaatatcaaacactCGCGATTCGCACGAGTGTCCCCCGTGTTCTTGTTCGGAATATTGTGACCTGAACCGTAATTGTTGCCTAGACGAATCCTACAGCACCTGCATTCAAAGAACGATGAATCCTCGCATTACTGTCAACCGTGATGAAAGCTATCAAATGGTTTCTTCTTGTCCAAATCTGTACGATACCTGTCTTCAACCGATTACAGAAAATAATGTCCTGGAACAAATTCCGGTGTATTCCTTTGTTACAAACAGGACCTATGCAAATATCAATTGTTCTAAATGTCACGGTCAAAATGAAACCATTGCATGGACATATTACATAGACTGTCCGTATGTAGAAATGGATATTGATGACTATACGGATGCACCTAGTTTATTGAACGGCATGATGTACAGTGGCTGTTCTTTAAAGTTGACCCCGCCTGTAAATACTTTCCAGCGGCACTGTGAAATGAACTCCCTGGTCAGGACATGTAATATTACGGGGGACTGGGATGTGTACgataaagaaatcaaagaagCGTGTGAGCATTACCAGAAACCAtataaattttaccaaaatgtCTTTTGCTTTCTTTGTAATACGGGTAAGGAAcaaagaaaagttttaaaactcaCGGAATCTAACAAAACGCCTATGTCATTTAAAAGGAAATACAACATATCTAGTTACTTGACGAACTACAATAAGTCTCACGAACAGATGTTGCAATTCGACGATGCGTTAGTGctattttcagaaaaatatgaTGGGACAAATGACTATACAAACCTGTATATGGCTAATTTAACGTTACTATCATTCAATTTGGCGGAGAGCCTAAACAAAAGCTTGAGAGATGATGATACTTTTAATGAATCCCCAGATTTTGAGGCCTCTGTGAATCTGACCGCTCTATATGAGGAGTACGTCAGGTCAGGTGGCTATCGTAACTGGTGCTCAGAGGAACACAGAGTTGACAAAATATTCCCCGGCTTCAAAGCAAGGAGAGACTGTAGTTGTGACGAAAACTGTTATAAATCTGCTTCCTGTTGCCCCGATGCTGCCTACTTTCAACACAGGGTATGCTCTGCAGCATACATCAACCACCCATCTCACAATATAATTTACGCGTCGTATTATTTTATGATTAAGAAATGTCCGATAAATAATAGATATCCATTAATAAAACTCAAATGTGAAAACAATTCCAATTTTGATTTGCTGAATATTCCAGTCGTGAATACTCGAACACatgaaactttttacaatatatactgttttatttgtCAAAACCAGCAAGGGCCAAACTATCCAGATATGACAAATATAATGATATGGAACGTGAGTCTAGTGTGTCCCACTTtattttttcctgcaatgaaaAGTTCAGTTTCCACTGTCTTACAAACTGCGATTGAGAAAAAGTGTTCTATTTATTATAGCACTACATATTTGGTGGAGAGTTGCGAAGTAACTGATCGATGGACCATTAATATATGCAATGAGACCGGATTTGTTAAATCAGTGTCTGAAAGTGCTCGTTTTATGTGTGAGAGCATTTACGGAAACGTAATAGCAAAATCACTAAATTTCATATACAGGAACCAAATTTGTGATCTGTGCAACAGCGATGTTTTCGAAGAACCCATCTCAGGATGCTTCATATCAGATAAAGATGCCAGCAATGCTGATCAATATAACTGTAAAAATGGTAATTTGGAAGAACAGACTTATCCATTTAAGAATACGTATTGTGAATTATGCAATTCTGCTCATGTATGTAGCAAAGGGCATTTTTGTGAGATGGATTTAAATGAGTGTACCGGTTTTGGATGCCTTAACTCCAAAGGCAGGCCATCCTATAGAGAATTGTTTGGAACATCAGATACAAGTAAAGAGCGTCCTGTTAGTCGAGGGATGGAGTGTAGCAGATCGGAATTCAAGGACACATACACGGTATGCATAGCTTGCTTAAGAATTTTGCTGCGTGAAcacacttttttattataaattttgtttcatgtTCAAGTACCAAACCACCTGTGGTGGTGGATATCCTAATTGACCCGAAGCATATTGCTTTATAAACAAGATGGATGGTTTGATATTACATGTCATATCATTGGGCACTCTAGCAAATAAACAAAGGGTAATCGAGGTAAAGCAAAGCTGAGGTTATAACAATGGATGGGGTAgaccacaggcacctgaatttttatcaatcagtcgcttaataagtcatatatcgaaaaattctacccctactatatataaatacacaaggTGTGCAACGCCATTTTGACCCCCTCGTCGATTCAGGCTTCGATTTGCCACATAAATCAGATATGCCTACCGGTTTGCGTGTAACATTGAGTTCAAATATGATATTTCTCACTATACGTTTCGTCCTTGTGTTTAAATCCAACGCATTGATAATGCTATCAACTAAAATTCACGCAGACTTTGAATTTCGTCCCGAGGCTCGATAGCCATCAGCTGACGTCACGAAATTTCAACTCCGCGCTGAATGATCTAacacataaactttttaaaacgtatGTTAAGTAAAATGAGGATAACAAACAACACAGTGTTTTGGTTTCTTTAGTGCCTCTGATCTTAGTTtgtcaatgaaataaatttataattattgttttgaaaattttatgtatTAGATCATTCAGCGCGGAGTTGAAATTTCGTGACGTCAGCTGATGGCTATCGAGCCTCGGGACGAAATTCCAAGTCTGCGTGAATTTTAGTTGATAGCATTATCAATGCGTTGGATTTAAACATAAGGACGAAACGTATAGTGAGAAATATCATATTTGAACTCAATGTTACACGCAAACCGGTAGGCATATCTGATTTATGTGGCAAATCGAAGCCTGAATCGACGAGGGGGTCAAAATGGCGTTGCACAccttgtgtatttatatatagtaggggtagaatttttcgatatatgacttattaagcgactgattgataaaaattcaggtgcctgtgggtagacatatttttatcaactgtAACAACATGAACAATTCAGATTCGAATGAaagtatatgaaaaataatagaaaagaaaagaaaaatcaataaaaactctTGAATTAATCTTATTTTCTATCTAGCTCACATTCTATGTTGCTTACAAAGCTGTATTATTGTAACGTTATAagatataaatcataaaattcaCGCATTACTGTACATATGGCTATATCATGACCAACTGACCAACTAAACTTCGCATATGGCTAAATTTTGATCAACTTTACGTAAATAAGATGTTTATCCGTGCAGTTTGGGTTAAACAAGATACAATGTATAAGAAAAGGGATGGATTCAGTAAATTAAGGTTAAAGAGGAATAATGATCATTTAATAATGGTCTGTTTTTAGGCTCTTAGCAAGCTCATATAATCCATGGcgtattgttaattttattatatcttGGATGGTAAAACGACTAGATTTGTGATACATGTTttgagaaaaagaaattatgtaTATCTATTGACAGACAGCCAATACAATTTCTTGATTAGAAGTTACCTTCTCTCAATTACAAtagtaaacatttttaatgttatattgtttaaaaaaattacatttatcaaCTGTGAATATTTATTTCAGAATAAATGCAGAAGATTGCTTTGTTCGAGAGGAAAACTGCTGATGAATGACACATGTTCCTATTTTGTTCCTTACGCCAGGGAAGTACATTACACTCTAGCGCTGAGAGTTCTTATGTACTCAAATTCGACTCGAACCAATTTGCGTTCTGTTGAAGATAATCTTCAAGAAATTCTTCAGCAAGAAATAACAGAAGGAGACATTCATATAGAAGATAAATACGTGTATTCAAACTTATCTTGTGCTGATTTCTTGGGCCTATCATCCCccgatatatttttaatatacatcGGGATCAAAGTTCAAAATAACCAGTTTCCAATTAACAGAAACCGTCTGGAGATTCATCTGTTAGGTTTAACGAATTCCACAGTCAAGTTTGAGGGTGTCTTTCTTGAGTTACAACAAAGCTTAGAGGCGCGGTTTCTTCCAATTCTTGACCACCAAGAACGGATAAACCCTTTTAGATGCttattgaaaaacatttcatcttcgtcaaaatatacatacaacatTAACAATTTACTAGTTTGCCCACAGATCGAACTAGAACAAGATGAATACATTTTATCTGAAGATAAAAGTAGCATATCTGTAAAGCTAGTTGACCACAAATATAATATGAACGAGTTTGCAAAAGGAAATAATGGAAGAATACGGATATGTGCGGAATCGTACAAACGAAATATGGATGAGTTTTCCCTTTTGGGTCAAAGGAGTAATGTTGAAATTGGATTAACGGTTGTAACTTATTTATGCACCATTCTTTCTCTTCTGTGCTTGCTTGCAACAATATCTGTCTATTGCTTTTTACCTGATTTAAGAACAGTGCCGGGCATAAACATAATGTGTTACGCCTTTTCGCTGTTTTTAGCACAACTGTTCTTTATCATACGGTCTTACATTACAGATATAATTGCATGTGCATGGATTGGAGGATTCActcattacttttggatcactgtatttacatgtaccaatatCTGCTGTTTTCAGATGTTTAGATTGTTTGTGAAAAATGCTTTGACACATGGTGGTGTATGTGCTGATAGAAAAATAATCTTTAGAAACTTTTTGGCGTCTTTTTTGCTACCTTCAATTCCTGTAGCGTTGAACTTACTACTACCATACACAAAAATCGATTTCATAAAGTTTGGATACGGAGGAAGTAAATGTTTCCTGCTCAGTCAAAAAGCTTTAATTCTAATGTTTATCCTTCCGATAGTCCTACAGATTATtttcaacatagttatgttttCCATCACCTTTCAATACATACGAAATATGCCAAAGATCCAGAGTACACAAAGCAGACAtgattttaccatttttttaaaactgtttttattgacTGGTGTTTCCTGGCTTTTCATGATTGTTGACGGATTTTTCGATGCTTCCCCTTTCACATATTTAGCTACAGTTGTTAATGGTGCTCAAGgggtgtttatttttatttcatatgctTGTCAAAAAAGAGTTTTTCAATTGATGAAGGAACTTCGTGGAATAAACTCCAAAAACTCTTATACTTTGGACGGTAACCATACCACAAAAATGCAactgtaaatgtttttttttaaagtaaagttacaattcaaatatcttttttataaaCTTACATTTGATCAATTAATTGTTGTTTTCACTCATACAACATTTTTATATTGTGAATCGTGTATCAAGTTTTTAACGTTATCTCTTCTGAGCACCTTTTGAACAGGTTCATATgagattattttatatttttgacgTCTTTTCTAAAGGAactgggccaattttaaccaaacatGGCGCAAAGCACCATGTCCTCTTTTAGAAAGGTGGTTAAGCGTAATTGACCATTTTTTGTCCTTGAAATATCTCCTCCAAAACGTTTTGGCAAAACAACTAAAATTTGTGCAAGACACCTGAAAGCAACTTAGATtcggttttttaaaaagatgatcCCAGGGGGTAGAGTTGGGCCAAAATTCGGGTTGAATTATTACATAGGATTAAACagagaaaaaacatttaaaaaaaacacaaatatttttatcaaaaattattagACCAGAAAAAGTAAAAACTTGGGTGGAA
Coding sequences within it:
- the LOC128167364 gene encoding uncharacterized protein LOC128167364; translated protein: MDKMILIFFLSVSNTAYCWEGYVQNISKLVPKYLDYCGSESLCSTIKEKSHSKISNTRDSHECPPCSCSEYCDLNRNCCLDESYSTCIQRTMNPRITVNRDESYQMVSSCPNLYDTCLQPITENNVLEQIPVYSFVTNRTYANINCSKCHGQNETIAWTYYIDCPYVEMDIDDYTDAPSLLNGMMYSGCSLKLTPPVNTFQRHCEMNSLVRTCNITGDWDVYDKEIKEACEHYQKPYKFYQNVFCFLCNTGKEQRKVLKLTESNKTPMSFKRKYNISSYLTNYNKSHEQMLQFDDALVLFSEKYDGTNDYTNLYMANLTLLSFNLAESLNKSLRDDDTFNESPDFEASVNLTALYEEYVRSGGYRNWCSEEHRVDKIFPGFKARRDCSCDENCYKSASCCPDAAYFQHRVCSAAYINHPSHNIIYASYYFMIKKCPINNRYPLIKLKCENNSNFDLLNIPVVNTRTHETFYNIYCFICQNQQGPNYPDMTNIMIWNVSLVCPTLFFPAMKSSVSTVLQTAIEKKCSIYYSTTYLVESCEVTDRWTINICNETGFVKSVSESARFMCESIYGNVIAKSLNFIYRNQICDLCNSDVFEEPISGCFISDKDASNADQYNCKNGNLEEQTYPFKNTYCELCNSAHVCSKGHFCEMDLNECTGFGCLNSKGRPSYRELFGTSDTSKERPVSRGMECSRSEFKDTYTNKCRRLLCSRGKLLMNDTCSYFVPYAREVHYTLALRVLMYSNSTRTNLRSVEDNLQEILQQEITEGDIHIEDKYVYSNLSCADFLGLSSPDIFLIYIGIKVQNNQFPINRNRLEIHLLGLTNSTVKFEGVFLELQQSLEARFLPILDHQERINPFRCLLKNISSSSKYTYNINNLLVCPQIELEQDEYILSEDKSSISVKLVDHKYNMNEFAKGNNGRIRICAESYKRNMDEFSLLGQRSNVEIGLTVVTYLCTILSLLCLLATISVYCFLPDLRTVPGINIMCYAFSLFLAQLFFIIRSYITDIIACAWIGGFTHYFWITVFTCTNICCFQMFRLFVKNALTHGGVCADRKIIFRNFLASFLLPSIPVALNLLLPYTKIDFIKFGYGGSKCFLLSQKALILMFILPIVLQIIFNIVMFSITFQYIRNMPKIQSTQSRHDFTIFLKLFLLTGVSWLFMIVDGFFDASPFTYLATVVNGAQGVFIFISYACQKRVFQLMKELRGINSKNSYTLDGNHTTKMQL